From the Hevea brasiliensis isolate MT/VB/25A 57/8 chromosome 13, ASM3005281v1, whole genome shotgun sequence genome, the window ATTGCAGTCTTTGCGGAAGCAAATTACAAAGGAGAGCAGAAAAGCACAGGATTTATCAAGGCAAATTATTGACCTTAAAGAGGAGAGAGATACAATCAAAACAGAATATCAAGAACTCAAGTCCCGACAGAAGTGTGTTGATGGAGAAGCCCTGAACAGATTGCGAGCTGAGAATAAGGATGTAACAGATCAGCTACAAGAAATCATGCGAGAGCTTAGTCATGAACAGGAGTTGAACAATGATCTCAAGTTGCAACTACAGAAAACGCAAGATTCCAATTCGGAGTTGATTCTTGCAGTGAGAGACCTTGATGATATGTTGGAGCAAAAAAATATGGAAATATCTCATCTTTCTGTCAAGCTTGAGTTAAGTAAGAATGTTGATAAGGTCCAGGAGAAAAAATGTAAATGCAACATGAAAGAGGATGACCAACAATCAGCAGCTGCGCTGGAAGAATTAGCAAGGGAGCAAAATGATGCCTGTGAATTATGCTTACTGAAGCAAAAAATTGCGGACCTCTCTGATGAAATTAAACTATACAGAGAAGATAGGGAAAAACTGGAGAATTATATTGAACAACTTACCCAAGAGTATGCAGATTTACAGCAGGAAAACAACGATTTCTCTTCCAAGTTAGAGCAGAACAGGCTACAAGAAGTGAAGATGCAAAATGAATCCATGGAATATTTAGCTACTATTGAAGGACTTGAATTACAGGTTCAGAGATTGGAGGAAAAGTTAAAGAAGCAGACACAAGAATTTTCAGAGTCATTGATTTCCATCAATGGACTTGAAAGTCAGGTCAAAGCAATGGAGAAAGAACTGGAAAAGCAGGCACAAGGATTTGAAAATGATCTGGATGCAATGATGCAAGCCAAAATTGATCAGGAACAAAGAGCCATCCATGCAGAAGAGGCCTTGAGGAAGACACGGTGGAAAAATGCTATGACAGCAGAGCGGCTACAAGAGGAATTTAGAAAACTTTCAGTAGAAATGGCAGGCAAGTTTGATGAAAATGAGAAGCTGATGATGAAAGCAATGACAGAAGCTAATGAACTACGCTTTCAGAACCAAAATCTGGAAGAAAGGCTTCAGAAAGCTGATGAAGAGCTTTCATTAATCAGGGACCAGAACAGAATAAGAATGGAAGAGCTATTGACTCAACTAGATTTGAAAACAAAACACATCGAGCATATGTCATTAGAACTGGAAGCTACGTCCCAGCAACTGAGATGTGCACAGAAGCATAAAGAAGAAAAGCAAGAGGCTTTCTCAGTTGAAAttcaaatgcttaatgccaagatAGAAATGCTCACAAAAGAGAAGAATCACATCCCTGGACAGGCAGAACAAGTGAAAATAAGCGATGAAACAGATAAAACAAAGACATCGGTTGAAGAAACAGAGGTGCTAATAGAAAGATGGATTAGAGAAAGAGATGAATTGGAGAGAAATTTTATTTTGGCAAAGAAGGAAGCAGAAAGGGCTCAAGAAGAATTATTCATATTGAGGTCTTTGAAGAATGAAAAAGAGACA encodes:
- the LOC110658391 gene encoding uncharacterized protein LOC110658391, with the translated sequence MFKSWRSNNKKIKAVFKLQFQATQVPQLKKPALTISSLPEDVGKPTFKLEKAAVQDGICLWENPIYVTVKFIRQAKTGKLNEKIFHFIVSSGSSKSGYLGEASIDFADFAEGTEPLTVSLPLKFANSGAVLHVTVQKVQGGTDQRYTVDDGDSTLPQDESLRNTLSNDHTDENYRNSTEDRNLDIFSLQNADQDGSFKASIGSNASIKSTPRQNSMPQKIMIDTFTTKNHLHRRSSTDWSVGSASDGSLADSTNSRQDSLPRDLQGASDESIEKLKSEISSLLRQSELSELELQSLRKQITKESRKAQDLSRQIIDLKEERDTIKTEYQELKSRQKCVDGEALNRLRAENKDVTDQLQEIMRELSHEQELNNDLKLQLQKTQDSNSELILAVRDLDDMLEQKNMEISHLSVKLELSKNVDKVQEKKCKCNMKEDDQQSAAALEELAREQNDACELCLLKQKIADLSDEIKLYREDREKLENYIEQLTQEYADLQQENNDFSSKLEQNRLQEVKMQNESMEYLATIEGLELQVQRLEEKLKKQTQEFSESLISINGLESQVKAMEKELEKQAQGFENDLDAMMQAKIDQEQRAIHAEEALRKTRWKNAMTAERLQEEFRKLSVEMAGKFDENEKLMMKAMTEANELRFQNQNLEERLQKADEELSLIRDQNRIRMEELLTQLDLKTKHIEHMSLELEATSQQLRCAQKHKEEKQEAFSVEIQMLNAKIEMLTKEKNHIPGQAEQVKISDETDKTKTSVEETEVLIERWIRERDELERNFILAKKEAERAQEELFILRSLKNEKETLFDKLSSEADSLRSQHIELKNSLSKEELEKEKLQKQVLELKHELHKTKEGSKLKNNNNGATFPEGKNCTPTYNENWGTKRAAINTAKVKESEERKDKREKLQHSETTTTERMSAKKEVSVATLDRDDSNLAELLTEMELLRERNKSMGSELKDMQERYSEISLKFAEVEGERQQLVMTVRNLKSGKKN